TTTTAATTTGTTCCTATCCTCATCCTTAAGAAATCCTGCCATTCTATCTATTTATTCGGCATTTTTTACAAATTACTTAAGAGATAATTTTCTTTCTTACTTGAAATTTAATTGATTTTCAGTATATCCCTTGCCACCTCAAACACATCTTTACCTTTTATCCCGCTACCAAGTAAAACGGCCAATAACTCAAGATTAGAAAGAGCTTTTGCCCCTTTCTTTCCCATCTTTTCACGCGGTCTATCAAATTTAGGAATATATTTTATCCCTTTCATCAACTCACCTCATCATCACAGCTGAGGAATTACCTCAATATTGTTAGCCATTCCCTTTAAAATATTCTACGCAAAACTCCACTATTTTATCAAACAATTTCTTATATTCATTTTTAAAGACACAGGATACTGGTAATCAATTACAAATCAATCACCGAGATAAATCCATCGGAATCTACAAATTCTTTGCTTACAACATAACAGTTCTTTAAACCTATTTTGGCAGAGATGGTCTTTAGCCTTTCAAAATCACTTGGGATACCTTTAAGTTTTACCTCAAGACCAATCTTGCTATCAAGGATAAAGTCAATCTCCCTTCCAGATCTTTTTTGATAATAATGAATGTTATTAAACCCTTGTAGGTTATTGTAGACTGCATTCTCAAAGAGTGCACCTTCAGAGACCTTGGCAAACTCATTTAGTATCCCTGTATCACAAAAATAAACCTTTTTGGCTTTACTCACCAATTTATCCATACTCCCGGTAAATGAAGGAACCAAGGTAATAAAAAATGTATCTTGTAAGAAGGATAGATAGGAATATATAGTCTCCCGAGAAGTGCCCAATTCAGATGCCAACCTTGCAATATCAAGTTTTGAGCCAACTCGAGAGAACAACAAAAGCAAGAGGTCTCTGAATAGTTGAATCTCTCTAAACCTGGCAAGATTCTTAACATCTTTTTCAAAATAGGATTTAAAGATATCATTAAGATGCATCCCTTTTCTTGTAATATCCTCTTCCAAAACCACCTGTGGGAAACCTCCATAATTAAGGTATTCTTCATAGAGAGCCTTTAACCTCTGGTAGCGAATAAAATTTTTACGCCTATCCTTTTGGCTAAAATCTCCTAAGACTTCTCTTTCTATACCTTTAAATATCAAAAATTCCTCAAAATTCAAAGGATAAAGATTGAAAACAAATTTTCTACCTGATAAACTTTCTGGAAAGAGATTCTTTAGATAGAAACTACTTGAGCCAGTAAGAAAGAATTTAACCCCAAAATGGTCATAAAGATACTTAACTACCTTTACAATGTTTGGCATAGCCTGAATCTCATCAAGAAAAATATAAGCCTTTTCCTTTGAAACAATACCATATTCCTTTAGATTCAGGATGATGTTGTTATAATCTATCTCTTCAAATACCTTTTGGACAATGGGATTTTCCAGGTCAAAGAAGGCTTTGTTCTTGCTTTCAATACTCCTAAAAATGGATTGATAGAGGGTTGTCTTGCCCACTCTCCGCATACCAGTAAGCACAACAATCTCTGGTTCATCAATGCATTTTGTTAATCTCTCTTGTATCTTTCTGGGGAATATCATAGGTGATAGTTTACACAGATAATAATAATTTGTCAAGTATTATTTGACATTTTGCTTAATTATCCCAAACCTTCTTGAAGATATGTCTATCAAACGACTTGTTTTTTATACAAATTTTTCCCTTAAAATATTCTACGCAAAACTCCACTATTTTATCAAACAATTCTTTGTGTTCATTCACCCAGTATTCCTTGCCTTTTTCATCACAAGATAAATGTCCCATCATCTTAAGCCGAGCAATTCGTTTTTCTGCATTATTCCCCTGTCTATTTTTCCAGAAGCCACTTATACACGGGTTTTATACGGATAATTTTATTATCAACCAGGATATTATCTTCTTCATCATATGTGAGTATAAGCCCCTCTTTACATTTTAGTTCGTCTAAAGCAGAGATAAGACTGCCTA
This genomic interval from bacterium contains the following:
- a CDS encoding UPF0758 domain-containing protein, yielding MKGIKYIPKFDRPREKMGKKGAKALSNLELLAVLLGSGIKGKDVFEVARDILKIN
- a CDS encoding ATP-binding protein; this translates as MIFPRKIQERLTKCIDEPEIVVLTGMRRVGKTTLYQSIFRSIESKNKAFFDLENPIVQKVFEEIDYNNIILNLKEYGIVSKEKAYIFLDEIQAMPNIVKVVKYLYDHFGVKFFLTGSSSFYLKNLFPESLSGRKFVFNLYPLNFEEFLIFKGIEREVLGDFSQKDRRKNFIRYQRLKALYEEYLNYGGFPQVVLEEDITRKGMHLNDIFKSYFEKDVKNLARFREIQLFRDLLLLLFSRVGSKLDIARLASELGTSRETIYSYLSFLQDTFFITLVPSFTGSMDKLVSKAKKVYFCDTGILNEFAKVSEGALFENAVYNNLQGFNNIHYYQKRSGREIDFILDSKIGLEVKLKGIPSDFERLKTISAKIGLKNCYVVSKEFVDSDGFISVIDL